The following proteins are co-located in the Deferribacterota bacterium genome:
- a CDS encoding class I fructose-bisphosphate aldolase: MIERIRELLGDEADELLNYKPVFSKEGLILPGGDFVDRVLALSDRPASVLRNFNTIMNHGRLAGSGYLSILPVDQGIEHSAGASFAPNPIYFDPENIVKFAIEGGCNAVASTLGVLGALSRKYAHKIPFIVKLNHNELLTYPNTYDQILFAQVEQAFNMGAVAVGATIYYGSTESSRQIQEITECFRYAHELGLVTVLWAYLRNSAFKREDKDYHTSADLTGQANHLAATIEADIIKQKQATNNGGFKALKFGKTHEKVYSELTTDHPIDLTRYQVMNCYMGRAGLINSGGASTGAGDFSEAVRTAVINKRAGGMGLITGRKAFQRPMEEGVKLLNIIQDVYLCDEVTVG, translated from the coding sequence ATGATTGAAAGGATAAGGGAGTTATTGGGTGATGAGGCAGATGAATTATTAAACTATAAGCCAGTATTTTCAAAAGAAGGATTAATCTTACCAGGTGGCGATTTTGTAGATAGGGTATTAGCTTTATCAGATAGACCAGCCTCAGTACTTAGAAATTTTAATACAATTATGAATCATGGGAGGCTTGCTGGGAGTGGTTATTTATCAATATTGCCTGTGGATCAAGGTATTGAGCATAGTGCTGGTGCATCATTTGCCCCAAATCCAATATATTTTGATCCTGAGAATATTGTAAAATTTGCAATCGAGGGTGGTTGCAATGCAGTTGCATCTACATTAGGCGTTTTAGGTGCACTTTCTAGAAAGTATGCACATAAGATACCCTTTATTGTAAAATTAAATCACAATGAGTTATTAACCTATCCTAACACCTATGATCAAATTCTCTTTGCCCAAGTTGAGCAAGCTTTTAATATGGGAGCTGTTGCTGTTGGAGCAACAATATATTATGGATCAACGGAGAGCTCTAGACAAATCCAAGAAATTACTGAGTGTTTTAGATATGCCCATGAATTAGGATTAGTTACTGTGTTGTGGGCTTACTTAAGGAATAGTGCCTTTAAGAGGGAAGATAAGGATTATCATACATCAGCAGATCTAACTGGTCAGGCAAATCATTTGGCAGCTACTATAGAAGCTGATATTATTAAACAGAAACAAGCTACAAATAATGGTGGTTTTAAAGCATTAAAGTTTGGGAAAACACATGAGAAGGTATATTCAGAGCTTACAACAGATCACCCAATAGATCTAACGCGTTATCAGGTAATGAATTGTTATATGGGTAGAGCTGGTCTTATAAATTCAGGAGGGGCATCAACTGGAGCAGGGGATTTCTCAGAGGCAGTAAGAACAGCTGTAATTAATAAGAGAGCTGGTGGAATGGGGCTTATTACTGGTAGGAAGGCATTTCAAAGACCAATGGAAGAGGGTGTGAAACTACTAAATATCATTCAAGATGTATACTTATGTGATGAGGTGACTGTGGGCTAG
- a CDS encoding M20/M25/M40 family metallo-hydrolase: MRKYLSIFILFLSMVTFNISGFSQNGIGGNNLLSGLSPETFWQYFNEITKIPRCSGNEEEIRQWVVEQAESLGLDVFVDEYGNVKIEKSASKGYEDHEGVVLQGHLDMVCSPADMTFPLQLEINGGWLTANNTTLGADNGVGIALALTVLADSSIKHPPLEVLFTVEEETGLDGAKNLREDFIRYR, translated from the coding sequence ATGCGTAAATATTTGTCTATCTTTATTTTATTTCTATCTATGGTAACGTTTAATATTAGCGGGTTTTCACAAAATGGTATAGGGGGTAATAATTTGTTATCGGGGCTTTCACCAGAGACTTTTTGGCAGTATTTTAATGAAATTACAAAAATACCAAGATGTTCAGGTAATGAAGAAGAAATTAGGCAGTGGGTTGTAGAGCAAGCTGAATCCTTGGGGTTAGATGTCTTTGTTGATGAATATGGCAATGTAAAGATTGAAAAGAGTGCTTCCAAAGGCTATGAAGACCATGAAGGTGTAGTATTACAAGGCCATCTTGATATGGTTTGCAGTCCAGCTGATATGACTTTTCCTTTACAGTTAGAGATTAATGGTGGTTGGTTGACGGCAAATAATACTACCCTTGGTGCTGACAATGGGGTTGGTATTGCTCTTGCTTTAACTGTTTTAGCAGATAGTTCAATAAAACATCCCCCTTTAGAGGTTCTCTTTACAGTTGAAGAAGAAACAGGTTTAGACGGGGCTAAAAACCTAAGAGAAGATTTTATTAGATATAGAAA